One segment of Paenibacillus sp. FSL R7-0337 DNA contains the following:
- a CDS encoding TatD family hydrolase — MKIIDAHVHYSNIAAFHETAQTLAHIDYTGKGLLEEFRRSGVIAGVGMGVTETVAGAFPDSAALNPMLLDLSETLPDNLFTCVGINPLTLHLEGQLEALEQSLQRSDVVGIKLYAGYYHFNVGDEIYDPVYKLAAAYSLPVVIHGGLTYADQGLLKYSHPLSMEETFLKHREITFMLCHLGDPWVMDTAALLEKNPNLYTDLSGWIVGDQAKVDRLLTEQTYTDHFRRALVFAEKYDRLVFGTDWPLVPLDAYITFVKHLVPEAYHDDVFYNNALRVFPKLAERIRELNL; from the coding sequence ATGAAAATCATTGATGCACATGTGCATTATTCCAATATTGCAGCCTTCCACGAAACGGCGCAGACCTTGGCGCATATCGATTATACCGGCAAGGGACTCCTGGAGGAGTTCCGCCGCAGCGGTGTCATTGCCGGAGTCGGCATGGGAGTGACCGAGACGGTTGCCGGAGCTTTTCCCGATTCCGCTGCGCTCAATCCTATGCTGCTTGACTTGAGCGAGACGCTGCCGGACAATCTCTTCACCTGCGTGGGTATTAACCCGCTTACCCTTCATCTGGAGGGGCAGCTAGAAGCCCTGGAGCAATCGCTGCAACGCTCCGATGTCGTTGGCATTAAGCTGTATGCCGGGTACTACCACTTCAATGTGGGGGATGAGATTTATGATCCGGTCTACAAGCTGGCTGCCGCTTACAGCCTACCTGTGGTCATTCATGGCGGACTGACATACGCGGATCAGGGGCTGCTGAAGTATTCGCACCCGCTGTCCATGGAGGAGACCTTCCTGAAGCACCGGGAGATAACCTTCATGCTCTGCCACCTGGGCGATCCCTGGGTCATGGACACGGCAGCCCTGCTGGAGAAGAACCCTAACCTCTACACGGATCTGTCTGGCTGGATTGTCGGCGATCAGGCCAAGGTGGACCGGCTGCTGACTGAGCAGACCTATACCGATCATTTCCGCCGGGCGCTGGTGTTCGCCGAGAAATACGACCGTCTGGTCTTCGGCACCGACTGGCCGCTGGTCCCGCTCGACGCTTATATTACCTTCGTGAAGCACCTGGTACCGGAAGCCTATCATGATGATGTATTTTATAACAACGCACTCCGCGTGTTCCCTAAGCTTGCGGAGCGGATCAGAGAACTGAATTTGTAA
- a CDS encoding alpha/beta hydrolase, protein MPYIQVHDLEMFYEQMGTGEPVIFLHSHYSRSMLAFSSQVLDFQNQYRCYFPDLRGHGRTRCRDLDWSTPRIAEDVAGFMDRMNIERAHLIGYSMGAGVGLYLAVYHPGRVASLTTIGTSGFCEPAGAGEYEPEQLLANQQQAFIDQMIERHQESHQGNWQHYLRQTVQDWIRYPDLTEEQLSSISCPALLITGEHDPFAGQDRTAKLASLLTDARTLLVQGAGHRPHMLREQPILVNDTILEFLAQKRIH, encoded by the coding sequence ATGCCATACATACAGGTACATGATCTTGAAATGTTCTATGAACAGATGGGCACCGGAGAACCGGTGATCTTCCTGCACAGTCATTATTCCCGCAGCATGCTGGCCTTCAGCAGCCAGGTTCTGGACTTCCAGAACCAATACAGATGTTACTTCCCGGATCTGAGAGGGCATGGCAGGACCCGCTGCCGGGATCTGGACTGGTCTACTCCGCGAATAGCTGAGGATGTCGCCGGATTCATGGATCGAATGAACATTGAACGAGCACACCTTATTGGATATAGTATGGGAGCGGGCGTAGGGCTGTACCTGGCGGTGTACCATCCGGGACGGGTCGCTTCGCTGACTACGATTGGAACCAGCGGATTCTGTGAACCGGCTGGAGCGGGGGAGTACGAGCCTGAACAGCTGCTCGCGAATCAGCAGCAAGCCTTCATTGATCAGATGATCGAGAGGCATCAGGAGTCCCATCAGGGGAATTGGCAACACTATCTGCGGCAAACGGTGCAGGACTGGATCAGGTACCCGGATCTCACGGAGGAGCAGTTAAGCAGTATAAGTTGCCCGGCACTGCTCATTACCGGTGAGCATGACCCGTTCGCAGGCCAGGACAGAACGGCGAAGCTCGCTTCCCTCCTTACGGATGCAAGGACGCTACTCGTTCAGGGAGCGGGTCACCGCCCGCATATGCTAAGGGAACAGCCCATCCTGGTGAACGATACGATTCTTGAATTCCTTGCACAGAAGCGTATCCACTAA
- a CDS encoding FAD-dependent oxidoreductase — MKKVIVIGAGILGASAAYQLAGMGAEVLIVDRQDNGQATDAAAGIICPWLSQRRNQAWYRLAKAGARFYPELISQLMEGGEAHTGYARVGALSIHTDESKLDKIEERARMRLADAPEIGVITRLSAQETRERFPLLAEGYASVHISGAARVDGRALRDALLHSAQQQGAVMVTGDAALAFEPGRVTGVNAGGHFYPADEVIICAGAWANPLLRPLGIDFMVSYQKGQIMHLQVSDHKDTEVWPVVIPPSDQYLLAFARQQMVIGATHENDVEGYNTRVTAGGMQEILTKGLEVAPGLADGTYNEVRVGFRPFTPGFLPVIGAVPGWSGVLAANGLGASGLTMGPYIGYQLAKLALGRELDLELDDYTLQRAITGG, encoded by the coding sequence ATGAAGAAAGTCATCGTGATCGGAGCAGGTATTCTCGGAGCCTCGGCAGCCTACCAGCTGGCAGGGATGGGGGCAGAGGTGCTGATTGTAGACCGTCAAGACAATGGACAAGCTACGGATGCAGCGGCAGGCATTATCTGTCCCTGGCTGTCGCAGCGGCGCAATCAGGCGTGGTACCGGCTTGCCAAGGCGGGGGCGCGGTTCTATCCTGAGCTGATTAGCCAGCTTATGGAAGGCGGCGAAGCGCATACCGGTTATGCCCGGGTAGGAGCGCTTAGTATACATACGGATGAGAGTAAGCTCGACAAAATAGAAGAGCGGGCACGGATGCGGCTGGCAGATGCCCCGGAGATCGGAGTCATTACGCGGCTTAGCGCACAGGAGACCCGTGAACGGTTCCCGCTGCTGGCGGAAGGATACGCCTCGGTTCATATCAGCGGGGCTGCCCGAGTGGATGGCCGCGCCTTGCGGGACGCTCTGCTTCATTCTGCACAGCAGCAAGGTGCGGTCATGGTTACCGGTGACGCTGCGCTTGCCTTTGAACCGGGCCGGGTAACCGGAGTCAACGCAGGGGGGCACTTTTATCCGGCGGATGAAGTGATTATCTGTGCAGGCGCATGGGCGAACCCGCTGCTCCGGCCGCTGGGCATTGACTTTATGGTAAGCTACCAGAAGGGGCAAATCATGCATTTGCAGGTATCTGACCACAAGGATACGGAAGTCTGGCCGGTGGTGATCCCGCCAAGCGATCAATATCTGCTCGCTTTTGCCCGCCAGCAGATGGTTATCGGAGCTACTCATGAGAATGACGTAGAAGGATATAATACCAGAGTGACCGCCGGCGGGATGCAGGAGATTCTGACTAAGGGGCTGGAAGTTGCGCCTGGACTTGCGGATGGTACCTATAATGAAGTGAGGGTCGGCTTCCGGCCGTTCACTCCCGGATTCCTGCCGGTCATAGGGGCTGTTCCCGGATGGAGCGGGGTCCTCGCGGCCAATGGTCTGGGAGCTTCCGGACTTACGATGGGGCCGTATATCGGTTATCAGCTGGCGAAGCTGGCACTCGGCAGAGAGCTTGATCTGGAGCTGGACGATTATACTCTCCAGAGAGCTATAACGGGCGGATGA
- a CDS encoding ABC transporter substrate-binding protein: protein MINLKASMRKTAGLGTLAVLFVSLLAGCSGSANPADSSNGTKASTAPAATESASTAEPATGGTFVYGRPASVTSFDLHNQITSNNAFAIDKVFESLVAFDSKGEITDQLAASHTISEDGLTYTFVLRDGLKFSNGTPVTAEDAVFSLQRHLKVGGPLAISAKVDTVKAQDEKTLVITLKEPYTPFISELSNFSNGILPNNFGGVTEEEFFKKPVGTGPFVIETWDPAGDVTFTKNTNYWKEGQPYIDKLVYKLIQDDSQAINQLKAGAVNAVEALSLQNAGEIKDGADTTVVTNGSWVTEQLFFNTLDKHFSDVHVRRALALALDRDGLTKALTFGYAQTATSLLPTTIPYNANDKIKALSFDPAAAKAELAKSAFPDGFSTKLLVASGNSTRAQEAQIIQAAGQAIGIKIEIESVELATFRERFFAYDFAAMLNSGQADSPEANSILAFQTDPEGFSKSYWTHYTNEKVTKLLYEGQKTADGEGRATIYTELLQTLADEVPYIPLYYPDILIGARSSVDGLVVLPNGSVRLEDVRLTK, encoded by the coding sequence GTGATAAATTTAAAAGCTTCTATGAGAAAAACAGCAGGGCTGGGCACACTTGCGGTATTGTTCGTATCGCTGCTTGCCGGCTGCTCCGGGTCTGCTAATCCTGCGGATTCCAGTAATGGAACTAAGGCCAGTACGGCTCCAGCGGCAACGGAAAGTGCAAGCACAGCAGAGCCTGCAACTGGAGGCACCTTCGTGTATGGCCGCCCGGCTTCCGTAACCTCATTTGATCTGCATAACCAGATTACATCGAATAACGCATTTGCGATTGATAAAGTGTTTGAGTCGCTGGTTGCTTTTGACAGCAAAGGTGAGATTACGGATCAGCTCGCAGCCTCGCATACGATTAGCGAAGACGGCTTAACGTATACATTCGTACTCCGTGACGGTTTGAAGTTCTCGAACGGTACGCCGGTAACCGCAGAGGATGCGGTATTCTCTCTCCAGCGGCATCTGAAGGTTGGCGGTCCCCTGGCCATCTCGGCCAAGGTGGATACGGTGAAGGCACAGGATGAGAAGACACTCGTAATCACGTTAAAAGAACCCTACACCCCGTTCATCTCGGAGCTGTCGAACTTCTCGAACGGGATACTCCCGAATAACTTCGGCGGCGTAACCGAAGAGGAATTCTTCAAGAAGCCGGTAGGCACCGGGCCGTTCGTGATCGAGACATGGGACCCGGCAGGTGATGTTACCTTCACCAAGAATACTAACTACTGGAAGGAAGGCCAGCCTTATATCGACAAGCTTGTCTATAAGCTGATCCAGGACGACAGCCAGGCGATCAACCAGCTTAAAGCTGGAGCGGTGAATGCAGTTGAAGCCCTGTCATTACAGAATGCGGGTGAAATCAAGGACGGTGCAGACACTACAGTTGTGACGAACGGCAGCTGGGTGACAGAACAGCTATTCTTCAACACACTGGATAAGCACTTCTCCGATGTACATGTCCGCCGGGCACTAGCCCTGGCGCTTGACCGTGACGGACTCACCAAGGCCCTGACCTTCGGCTATGCGCAGACGGCGACTTCCCTGTTGCCGACAACGATTCCTTACAATGCCAATGATAAGATCAAGGCGCTGAGCTTCGATCCGGCGGCTGCCAAGGCAGAGCTGGCCAAATCGGCCTTCCCAGACGGCTTCTCCACCAAGCTGCTGGTTGCTTCCGGCAACAGTACCCGGGCCCAGGAAGCCCAGATTATCCAGGCTGCCGGCCAGGCGATCGGGATCAAGATTGAGATTGAATCAGTGGAGCTGGCTACCTTCCGCGAACGCTTCTTCGCTTATGATTTCGCGGCGATGCTGAACAGCGGTCAGGCGGATTCCCCGGAAGCGAACTCGATTCTGGCGTTCCAGACCGACCCGGAAGGCTTCAGCAAATCGTACTGGACGCATTACACGAATGAGAAGGTAACCAAGCTGCTATATGAAGGCCAGAAGACAGCTGACGGTGAAGGGCGGGCTACCATCTACACGGAGCTTTTACAGACGCTGGCAGATGAAGTTCCTTACATTCCGCTGTACTATCCGGATATCCTGATCGGCGCCCGTTCTTCTGTTGACGGACTTGTGGTTCTGCCTAACGGCAGCGTCCGTCTGGAAGATGTCCGGCTAACTAAATGA
- a CDS encoding ABC transporter permease, protein MMKSKLTLSGAAGNNGSYKWLALALVRALLVILCVMTAVFFLIRMVPGDPAKMILGEYSTPEALKNMHHTLGLDLSLWEQFTRFVKLLFTQGDTGNSIIAGTSSRELIAERAPVTLLLIVIASGLAIITALLLATVAATHKDKLLDHLIRIIPAVTLGMPVFWVGILFILFFSVRLGWFPVGGIGEGWSGTLHSLVLPAITIAFSQIPTLVRSLRAQMLEVLESEFVVTLRAAGIPSRVILFKHVLRNSALPTLMLLGVNVSYLIGGTLVVEQVFGIKGIGSLLFTSISNRDFPVIQGIALYCALAVVIISLLIEIISGWLDPRTKGKS, encoded by the coding sequence ATGATGAAATCCAAGCTGACCCTGAGCGGAGCAGCTGGAAACAACGGTTCTTACAAGTGGCTGGCCCTAGCCCTTGTAAGAGCCTTACTTGTTATCCTCTGCGTGATGACGGCGGTCTTTTTCCTGATCCGAATGGTACCCGGCGATCCCGCCAAAATGATTCTCGGTGAATACAGCACACCTGAAGCGCTTAAGAATATGCACCACACACTGGGACTTGATCTCTCCTTATGGGAGCAGTTCACCCGGTTCGTGAAGCTGCTGTTCACTCAGGGAGATACCGGAAACTCTATTATTGCCGGCACTTCGTCCAGAGAGCTGATTGCAGAGCGTGCTCCGGTCACACTACTGCTGATTGTAATCGCCTCGGGCCTTGCGATAATTACAGCACTACTGCTGGCAACGGTTGCTGCCACCCACAAGGACAAGCTGCTAGACCATCTGATCCGCATTATTCCAGCGGTCACCCTCGGGATGCCGGTCTTCTGGGTGGGGATTCTGTTCATTCTGTTCTTCAGCGTGCGGCTGGGCTGGTTCCCCGTAGGGGGAATCGGCGAGGGCTGGTCGGGTACGCTCCATAGTCTGGTACTTCCGGCAATCACGATTGCTTTTTCGCAGATTCCTACGCTGGTCCGCTCGCTGCGTGCGCAAATGCTGGAGGTGCTGGAATCCGAATTCGTTGTCACTCTCCGGGCAGCAGGAATCCCGTCCAGAGTCATCCTGTTCAAGCATGTGCTGCGCAATTCGGCGCTGCCGACGCTGATGCTGCTTGGAGTGAATGTGTCCTACCTGATCGGAGGAACGCTCGTTGTGGAGCAGGTCTTCGGCATCAAGGGCATAGGCAGCCTGCTGTTCACCTCTATCTCGAACAGGGATTTCCCGGTGATTCAGGGGATTGCGCTCTATTGTGCGCTGGCTGTTGTAATCATCAGTCTGCTGATTGAAATTATCTCCGGGTGGCTTGATCCCAGAACGAAGGGGAAATCATGA
- a CDS encoding ABC transporter permease has product MNTTQIDTTLPDLGKPASGLRRLLNTPSLLIGIIMFAILILLAIFIPYLSPYNPTEQNLSAFLQPPSAAHWLGTDQLGRDLFTRLIYAARTDLTIMGLAEIIPFCTGVMLGMISGYYGKWTDRIISLITDTFIAFPFYLIVIIVAFASGAGERGIYITFILVGWIVFARVVRGLSASFRKQEWIASAQTLGLPGYRILLRHLLPNVLPQAVVVLMTDMIGLLVAIVTLGYLGIGIAPPTPDWGTMIADGQPFITTAWWLSAVPGFAVVYTGIALSLLGDGLADIWRRKG; this is encoded by the coding sequence ATGAATACTACACAGATAGACACAACCTTACCGGACCTCGGGAAGCCCGCAAGCGGACTCCGAAGACTACTTAACACCCCGTCACTGCTGATCGGGATCATTATGTTCGCAATACTTATACTGCTCGCCATATTCATCCCGTACTTAAGTCCCTATAACCCGACAGAGCAGAATCTGAGCGCCTTCCTGCAGCCGCCTTCCGCAGCCCACTGGCTCGGTACCGACCAGCTTGGCCGTGATTTGTTCACCAGACTGATCTATGCCGCCCGGACGGATCTGACGATCATGGGGCTGGCTGAGATTATTCCGTTCTGCACGGGCGTCATGCTGGGCATGATCTCGGGGTACTATGGCAAATGGACCGATAGAATTATATCGCTGATCACGGACACTTTTATTGCCTTTCCGTTCTATCTGATCGTTATCATCGTGGCCTTCGCCAGCGGGGCAGGGGAGCGCGGAATCTATATTACCTTCATTCTGGTAGGCTGGATTGTATTCGCCCGTGTGGTCAGAGGACTGAGTGCTTCCTTCCGGAAGCAGGAATGGATCGCCTCGGCGCAGACACTTGGTCTGCCTGGATACCGTATCCTTCTGCGCCATCTTCTGCCGAATGTATTGCCGCAAGCCGTTGTCGTGCTGATGACGGATATGATCGGACTCTTGGTAGCCATTGTTACGCTGGGTTATCTGGGCATCGGAATTGCCCCGCCTACGCCGGATTGGGGAACGATGATCGCAGACGGACAACCCTTCATTACCACAGCCTGGTGGCTGTCGGCGGTTCCCGGCTTCGCAGTCGTGTACACGGGAATTGCGTTGTCTCTTCTGGGAGACGGACTGGCCGATATCTGGAGGAGAAAAGGATGA
- a CDS encoding ABC transporter ATP-binding protein, with the protein MTTQSVLELEELTLTAPSTEILVNSVSFSLEHGESLGLVGESGSGKSLTLRAILGLLPRGVEQTGGAVRSKVSSAMVFQDPRGALDPLCPVVKQLTEVVYYRQRTSHKAARRIALELLERLGLPDSLKTKDRYPGQLSGGQCQRIVIALALACKPGILLCDEPTTALDVTVQRQIIDTITSLQQELGFAMVFVTHNLAIAANLCSRLVVMKQGRIIEQGETHSLLRHPAEAYTQMLMDSVLPLPELEGGGALWK; encoded by the coding sequence ATGACAACACAATCTGTACTTGAACTCGAAGAACTGACACTCACGGCCCCGTCCACAGAAATTCTGGTCAACAGTGTCAGCTTCTCCCTTGAACACGGCGAAAGCCTGGGACTAGTGGGCGAATCCGGCTCAGGAAAATCGCTGACGTTGCGGGCCATTCTCGGCCTGCTTCCACGTGGTGTGGAGCAGACCGGGGGAGCGGTCCGCAGCAAGGTAAGCAGTGCAATGGTGTTCCAGGACCCCAGAGGAGCGCTGGACCCGCTCTGCCCGGTAGTGAAGCAACTGACCGAGGTTGTATATTACAGACAGAGAACCAGCCATAAGGCTGCGCGGCGCATCGCCCTGGAACTGCTTGAGCGGCTCGGTCTCCCAGATTCGCTGAAGACAAAAGACCGCTATCCGGGGCAGCTCTCCGGCGGCCAGTGCCAGCGTATCGTCATTGCTCTGGCGCTGGCCTGCAAGCCGGGCATTCTACTCTGTGATGAGCCGACCACCGCGCTGGATGTGACGGTTCAGCGCCAGATTATAGATACGATTACGAGTCTACAGCAAGAGCTGGGCTTCGCTATGGTCTTTGTGACCCACAACCTGGCAATCGCAGCCAATCTCTGCTCCAGACTGGTTGTGATGAAGCAGGGCCGGATCATTGAGCAAGGCGAGACGCATAGCCTGCTGCGGCATCCGGCTGAGGCGTACACACAGATGTTAATGGATTCGGTGCTCCCTCTGCCGGAGCTGGAAGGAGGCGGGGCCCTATGGAAGTAG
- a CDS encoding ATP-binding cassette domain-containing protein encodes MEVALQVQDVTVRYGGFTALDQIRLELARHTTLGLVGESGSGKSTLARVIAGLITPDEGQLLLGAELLGKKRSKPQHKQIQMIFQNPDSSLNPRHTVREILAEALLFHRIVERSQVERRSKELLSRVQLDSKSLDRYPHEFSGGQRQRIAIARALSVEPSLLIADEPTSALDVSVQRSVLELFHTLQAELNLTMLFISHDLGVIHAVSDTVAVMRQGQLVEVNAKDEFFVRPQHEYSRELLSAVPKMPQY; translated from the coding sequence ATGGAAGTAGCATTACAGGTACAGGATGTAACCGTCCGTTATGGCGGGTTCACCGCCCTCGATCAGATCCGGCTGGAGCTTGCGCGGCATACCACCCTGGGGCTTGTCGGTGAGTCCGGCTCCGGGAAGTCTACGCTGGCCCGGGTCATTGCCGGACTGATCACCCCGGATGAAGGACAGCTTCTGCTGGGTGCGGAGCTGTTAGGCAAGAAGCGGAGCAAGCCGCAGCATAAGCAGATTCAGATGATCTTCCAGAACCCGGATTCTTCGCTGAATCCCCGGCATACCGTCCGGGAGATTCTGGCTGAAGCCTTGCTGTTCCACCGGATTGTAGAGCGTTCGCAGGTTGAGCGCAGAAGTAAGGAGCTGCTTAGCCGGGTGCAGCTCGATTCCAAGTCACTGGACAGATATCCACATGAATTCTCAGGTGGACAACGCCAGCGGATCGCTATTGCCCGCGCGCTTAGCGTGGAGCCTAGCCTGCTGATCGCCGATGAGCCTACAAGCGCACTGGATGTCTCGGTGCAGCGCAGCGTGCTTGAGCTATTCCATACGCTGCAAGCCGAGCTTAATCTTACGATGCTGTTCATCTCCCATGATCTGGGAGTCATTCATGCCGTCAGCGATACCGTCGCTGTCATGCGTCAGGGGCAGCTGGTCGAAGTGAACGCCAAGGATGAATTCTTCGTCCGGCCCCAGCATGAATACAGCCGTGAGCTATTGTCTGCGGTACCCAAGATGCCGCAATATTGA
- a CDS encoding aminotransferase class V-fold PLP-dependent enzyme — translation MNRQTTGFVPLTLSELDTLTQQLSRLLGTQHPPVIIPGEAILGIEAVAAGIAAPGRTILNVVTGPYGSLFGEWLTRGGATVAEVKVPFDQVVTVEEVAAAIELHQPVAISLVQAEVVTGGSNPAEEIFKLARSHDLITITDSVSAVGGEALSVDEWAVDFAVMGAQKALAGPNGISAVSISPRGWAFLESNERAPRNSILSLLDLQPSPDGAAPLRVPPNIPALEARALIEALEAVAEEGLSQVIQRHERAAASAVAGIAELGLTPWQKDSSHYSTLTTTVRIHEQPLLLIKQPIGIVAPGDGELFGQLLRMNHFGSNASRESVEAAVQTLARLLKLDAEPAVQAVRQVWGESE, via the coding sequence ATGAACCGTCAAACAACAGGATTCGTACCATTGACGCTATCTGAACTGGACACATTAACACAGCAGCTGTCCCGGCTATTAGGGACACAGCATCCTCCGGTAATCATTCCGGGGGAGGCGATTCTAGGCATTGAGGCGGTAGCAGCAGGAATTGCAGCACCGGGACGTACGATTCTGAACGTAGTAACCGGACCTTACGGCAGCTTGTTCGGAGAGTGGCTTACGCGCGGCGGAGCTACAGTGGCGGAAGTGAAGGTTCCCTTTGACCAGGTGGTTACGGTAGAGGAGGTTGCCGCAGCGATTGAGCTGCACCAGCCGGTTGCGATTTCTTTGGTGCAGGCAGAGGTGGTTACAGGCGGCTCGAACCCTGCGGAAGAGATCTTCAAGCTGGCTCGCAGTCATGACCTGATTACGATAACGGATTCCGTGTCTGCTGTCGGAGGAGAAGCGCTGTCTGTGGATGAGTGGGCAGTGGATTTCGCTGTAATGGGTGCGCAAAAAGCGCTCGCCGGTCCTAACGGAATCAGCGCGGTCAGTATTTCTCCACGCGGCTGGGCCTTCCTGGAGTCGAACGAACGGGCTCCGCGCAATTCCATTCTGTCCTTGCTGGATCTGCAGCCGTCCCCGGATGGAGCAGCCCCCCTCCGCGTCCCGCCGAATATCCCGGCTTTGGAAGCCAGAGCCCTGATCGAAGCCCTGGAGGCTGTTGCCGAAGAGGGGCTGTCACAAGTGATCCAACGGCATGAACGCGCAGCGGCCTCTGCTGTCGCCGGGATCGCGGAGCTTGGGCTTACCCCTTGGCAGAAGGACAGCAGTCATTATTCCACGCTGACTACGACTGTCCGGATTCACGAGCAACCGCTTCTGCTGATCAAGCAGCCTATCGGTATCGTAGCTCCAGGGGACGGGGAGTTATTCGGTCAACTGCTGCGGATGAACCATTTCGGAAGTAATGCCAGCCGCGAGAGTGTGGAAGCAGCGGTACAGACGCTGGCCAGACTGCTGAAGCTGGATGCTGAACCGGCAGTTCAAGCCGTCCGCCAAGTCTGGGGGGAATCGGAATGA
- a CDS encoding amidohydrolase family protein: MILKQPQFQAYNGIHIAGIEGKRFDIEITNGRFTAVAEAGPQPEQADGSRQQQLWISPGILDLHTHLAWTDFDHEDQLRRDPREIEVMQAEAFAATLRTGVTTARDAGGILPATIGHLVKYYQQPLRVETSSEMLGAADAKGIKHLENRLTEIYATGAGWVKIMSTGGLGAPTEKVTEPNFSGEEFAFIVRHAHANGKKVLVHTWGGVTIDWSIQAGVESIEHGMFMTWDQAGRLAESGVAYVPTTSIYRIAADPKGVLALPPVICDRAARAADAHAIALGYARDAGVRLGFGTDYATPALHGYNLQEFDTLLDYGLSRAEAWRSATEDAAGILGSGHELGRIAEGYIADAVIYAADPYQAKNADQLRTSIVTVITGALEEDLL, encoded by the coding sequence ATGATCCTCAAGCAGCCGCAATTTCAGGCATACAATGGAATCCATATTGCAGGTATAGAGGGGAAACGCTTCGATATCGAGATTACGAACGGGCGGTTCACCGCCGTGGCAGAAGCGGGTCCACAGCCGGAACAGGCAGACGGCTCCCGGCAGCAGCAGCTATGGATCAGTCCGGGCATTCTGGATCTGCACACCCATCTGGCCTGGACTGACTTCGACCATGAGGATCAGCTCCGCCGGGACCCCCGCGAGATTGAGGTGATGCAGGCGGAGGCCTTCGCCGCTACCTTGCGGACGGGGGTAACTACAGCCCGTGACGCCGGCGGTATTCTGCCTGCTACAATCGGGCATCTCGTGAAGTATTACCAGCAGCCGCTGCGGGTGGAGACCAGCAGTGAAATGCTGGGAGCTGCCGATGCCAAGGGGATCAAGCATCTGGAGAACCGCCTGACGGAGATCTACGCGACCGGGGCAGGCTGGGTCAAAATCATGTCAACCGGAGGTCTTGGAGCACCGACCGAGAAGGTTACAGAGCCGAACTTCTCCGGGGAGGAATTTGCCTTCATCGTCCGTCATGCCCATGCAAACGGCAAGAAGGTATTGGTGCATACCTGGGGCGGGGTGACGATTGACTGGTCGATCCAGGCAGGTGTGGAATCTATTGAGCACGGGATGTTCATGACCTGGGATCAGGCCGGAAGACTGGCCGAATCCGGCGTGGCTTACGTGCCGACCACTTCCATCTACCGGATCGCTGCCGATCCGAAGGGAGTGCTGGCGCTGCCGCCGGTCATCTGTGATCGCGCAGCCCGGGCGGCCGATGCGCACGCCATCGCGCTCGGATATGCCAGAGATGCAGGGGTGCGGCTGGGCTTCGGCACCGATTACGCCACGCCTGCGTTGCATGGCTACAACCTGCAGGAATTCGACACCCTGCTGGACTATGGCCTGAGCCGCGCGGAAGCGTGGCGGTCGGCTACAGAAGACGCGGCTGGTATTCTCGGAAGCGGCCATGAGCTGGGCCGGATTGCGGAAGGCTATATTGCCGATGCGGTCATCTACGCCGCCGATCCGTATCAGGCAAAGAATGCAGATCAACTGCGCACAAGCATTGTTACGGTCATTACCGGCGCGCTGGAAGAGGATTTGCTGTAA